The following nucleotide sequence is from Prosthecodimorpha staleyi.
TACTTGCCATTGAGCCAGGGGCTGTCGGCGAGGCAGATGAAGAACTGCGAATTGGCGCTGTTCGGATCGTTCGAACGGGCCATGCCGAGCGTGCCGCGCTGGAACTTGGTGTCGGTGAACTCGGCCGGCAGGTTCGGCAGCGGCGAGCCGCCGGTGCCGTTGCCGCGCGGATCGCCGGTCTGGGCCATGAAGTCCGGGATCACCCGGTGGAACTTGAGGCCGTTGTAGAAGCCCTGACGGGTCAGCGTCTTGATGCGCTCGACATGCTTCGGGGCCAGACCCGGACGCAGCATGATGGTGACGCGGCCATACTGGGTGTCGAGATAGAGCGTGTTCTCGGGATCCGGCTTCTCGGCGGCATGGGCGGCGGGGATGAGCGCGGCCGCACCGAGAGCGGCCAGGAAAGTCCTGCGGAGCATGGAACGGGTCCTTCTTCGGGGTCGGGTCAGCCGCCGGCTGCGCGGGCGGCAAGCCTTGCGGCGACGCCGGCCGGGACGAATGGCGCCGGATCGCCGCCCATCTGGGCGATCTGCCGGACCAGCGTGGCGGTGATGTGGCGTACATGCGGCGAGGCGGGCAGGAAGATCGTACGCACGGCCGGGGCCATGATGCCGTTCATGCCGGCCATCTGCAT
It contains:
- a CDS encoding peptidylprolyl isomerase produces the protein MLRRTFLAALGAAALIPAAHAAEKPDPENTLYLDTQYGRVTIMLRPGLAPKHVERIKTLTRQGFYNGLKFHRVIPDFMAQTGDPRGNGTGGSPLPNLPAEFTDTKFQRGTLGMARSNDPNSANSQFFICLADSPWLNGKYTVFGDVIDGMAVVDQIRKGTKENNGAVADPDIIVKMQVAADVK